One window of Papaver somniferum cultivar HN1 chromosome 9, ASM357369v1, whole genome shotgun sequence genomic DNA carries:
- the LOC113313097 gene encoding uncharacterized protein LOC113313097: MILKYYVILTCHSSSSKSLHSYTSSIPFFNGTNFSEWKENVEFTLGVQDIDLALLIEKTIMNDKSTPEDKDLLKKWERSDRLSIQMMRMHIDANIKGSLPEPKNAKDFMEIVKERFKTADKSLAGKLMADLTTMKYTGVRSMHQHVIEMRSIAAKLTKMKLTVDENFLVQFILNSLPPQYVVFQVHYNTIKEKWTINELANMLVQEEARLNQQGLNQAHFVN, encoded by the exons ATGATACTAAAATATTATGTTATATTAACATGTCATT CTTCTAGTTCTAAGTCTTTGCATTCGTATACTTCTTCTATCCCATTCTTCAATGGCACCAACTTCTCAGAATGGAAAGAGAATGTTGAGTTCACTTTGGGTGTGCAGGATATTGACCTTGCTCTCCTAATTGAAAAGACAATTATGAATGATAAGAGTACCCCTGAAGATAAGGATCTCTTAAAAAAATGGGAGAGAAGTGACAGACTGAGCATACAGATGATGCGAATGCACATTGATGCAAACATTAAAGGATCGCTTCCCGAACCTAAAAATGCTAAAGACTTTATGGAAATCGTAAAGGAACGCTTTAAGACAGCGGACAAGTCTCTAGCTGGGAAGTTGATGGCTGATCTGACAACCATGAAGTATACCGGTGTCAGATCAATGCACCAGCACGTGATAGAAATGCGTAGCATTGCTGCTAAGCTTACTAAGATGAAATTAACTGTGGATGAGAACTTTCTTGTCCAATTCATTCTCAACTCGCTCCCACCCCAATATGTTGTTTTTCAAGTGCATTACAACACTATTAAGGAAAAGTGGACTATAAATGAATTGGCAAACATGTTGGTTCAAGAGGAAGCTAGGCTAAACCAGCAAGGTCTTAATCAAGCGCATTTTGTCAATTGA